A single region of the Leishmania panamensis strain MHOM/PA/94/PSC-1 chromosome 23 sequence genome encodes:
- a CDS encoding hypothetical protein (TriTrypDB/GeneDB-style sysID: LpmP.23.0670) yields MDDTSFLSGLSNLNEGIGETTYGRCISIFVISCEPSLDELAVRLGGPGCPWETVHLPMQQPVVLYCHPDARVARRATELAFATKAYAESPEADADDVHPSRDMVAMDVLTSTTISAAGSTLATCTVFAMSASGLVTELTAATEVLDGACDAEVARGALQPPLHVCIYWVIGEMLPGYTPPAVDETKTGESDDAEDEGTAHGWEDEKGESEGSRGGGAPAPLTPTALENVATIPLSPGELLALASPPQPAFTEVSVAVVEKRDGETTAPGEVPAHSTPTHDSNNGNDACPRKNHGTVTVGSEEGHWTSNGVTTNNEGSSAATPPAEMAAATVHDEEASDEQGGDVEKAAAGVSARSNSPILLGLFSAHDDVVAPAVTWTADRDDDGSGALALGKDGQPVASAAFPALSSPLHCKTPRRQRPRNYRSSTVQMEMFPEMARSSQGGGERDATTENSVQISEDDDDAENVAPAMAHIRLPLPLPPAEETVQSHVGYSAPQEVAPALDPDVMTHVQVSNEAATSYNNVLTPLSSNAVTDGALGHQRQAPPTLEAHHGTTVALKAPPSPRPTVENLFEGANSTALIVIVGVVAIYNASDATDPHRIVSVELTTASVDKRNTPDPPAPYTSTFSFCTMPALRGLAAAVPQVSRPVLLFSRSQNDANSTADDDGTDVAGAAADVPPVLHATCTLTEQVTSTEEGTPSDCTWTTLWTSAADVASGHGLPSLSAFSPASTSPISLEVRFTGDNGDVVLTQWTYMTVSAYRDAVLNLRSCVPGKVAQPVLQMLLIGEPRSKARKKMLSRRDPLMATVWVSSTSSSDSTRAGGVAHRAVAVSTAYDIVQQPVSVPLRGPLVYVAVQPSSSSSVWHSQPIFSRIFSSVWTPLTASLRDGDLCADSSSSHEAVLYYRVVDASTAAAAAELSWLPASPREEPGAFHKSSETEELREVTITVQPSATFIPALPPSTGRHTSTGISTVAGESNMAFRSASAWNLVLCHAMTRAVLAEASLAAGVLTYHCFLPVLRDRRTASGKCGSLGTAGIIRPGASSASEAAYLPWEVLLVPAAGLPKRDCGASTPSKLGAGAMRPNTRSAAPTTPSSRDGSLASPKATSVADPNAWSGPMWISSSALYAAPSIGTQWKTSICVSSPPASLTVAAPTLCSPPAALSSQFKVTCAIRSHTLGTDSAVFCLRSLRLVPSSVPCGVQAPPTGASLLSPSQVQLWFTTSGSSSEEVRAAWGTADVPSVKVVQHAWAPTVPTSRSYCTPALHVDAEGQLESTGLPVLLSTTNARARLCVALTTSAEITTASDGAADTEALRRCVAMVRKRAIHCYKKNHTSSNTEQGSHEGENQQRAKPQLTEEQMAEVFVQCVNAVAMSVDNYAEVDLSPSLVAASERPGKTRHRLLLSSVSGTIRMSHHMVLELQGQWIKMPSRVTVVSEDYMPSPRMWALRRSCVVRHPDLPPRAVCSRMGVSEEIPLTQKVLEAYMGYDVVVQSVPLDYTDPSEYAVQSRLPGLLYDEFVVQMKQQEEWLRPYCETVRIESSGPVAAPLRRGGRVAATAEGSANDNNDTAFKETAELFDNIFGPTGLAHASYVSGSSRKVAVVHFFFGDAYTTRTVLNVSCTTSAAARGKIANVPTQVYGNGYNPLPLSPGGSVPSMKKVTAGSAASSSSSVQVLCDSLTRSSTLYSVLPASIAVHQFPDESHHRYPSELTWYHGSLSIESEEEQRRREEGETAWKRGLAEERLGPHQKPSSLVVSAITQHPYDCLPLVVEPSLTRCADGRYYIVFGGLSTTTGTALSSVYVFDDTVQTWQRLRPRLSTCDMISLSTPAATPMPRYGHTAVYRPADGAIYVFGGRGHCDGAAALVYGDVWRMSWDAGAGTVAATELHCTWADAPSAAAGDSENHISFSMLTGDFGGRLARWRHAAVLHNDYIVVLGGQSSTGACCSCAEVLYLDLTTQEWTARRSFGTEVPCPRYGLTATVASGGAALYIFGGRGHEQSKAGPLNSVAHSGNPPRSDVNGDAADRDEEQSVVALSDFFKMDLITRMWSRVEPNGTVRPPALELADMTSCILDGCPVILLVGGRTNDAVVATPTAEPAGAAQLMVFLFSTATLFWRTVCMDCTPVAARFGLRVVASAVSAEALRLRRKTRNAQRADSSCVRRALPSRGQHIGSILVVGGLPLEEADVAQTPPVISVLLAAGSGSAAASRCVASVSRAMGESLSSQQRPLTPWPPTVSRATAMRRPMTGQTRTASCKPHPQPPGHHRVPATAPGWPNTFPSMRAGGDGSYEYYGAAGALALSTTSPVAFCHLAEHSPGPSSVSGRATTAPTPLGLHHHPSCYSTLTPWQQRRLVRRLYTQGIEKRAVVRQQMQAQVDKERSTPAFRANRSWRRSPGVRRSLIQAGQLSAPLHRPPNGTTAAVSEASMLPAAQNTIAANVGDCANVSLSHRNLPNAFHVRVRRSGSTSCSSSLTTSSSIRSSVSSCGDSEWDAEVVELPPENASSTGLSGKGDKSDSECAKNVEEEEEAGAEASEVESVASEPDDALAGTAAILHDNSAKAAQKEAVVAENESEASKSWEENDDHFENASSGNSSAVLQSRNAVVTSTGATVLIPMLWYVPPADMENEEEKVEGEEDDASVATSSEAFAAPVASSPSHTDEVSPDAEVEEERSREVEQQAPEEPATPPLAPLVANGNAVAGNEAAATPISLETREEEDEVNSMEKDDDYADADWENISKAEESDDHEDGVKSESSAESRSAIREVVEGSQEVLTPLLAPREHATLLLSPLPQEACYMSEPTDHEMSSDRVTESVDDAKVAVVPVEELSEVATTSSLSSPTEAAALPSTNPDSYAHGSDVAEKPFGAFSEEADFPNIADEGDGMYSRASSLADVLAVVVPAVEAPAAPVSSLQSSHAGAEQDNSEVSSSPAVGTPHLAAVEEDDKAKAVLEESQQNTDAVVEQLPATPPTPSSTSFAVPDPAAESPMPASFSYNRGDSIQGAEAEALHTTATPPQEVVELPLAGPADIGDGDASDEVETPIDEGEVATPPLVAEQPEEKARLSDVSGGEDVVAANTAQPSDQQRITPPPSILSDALEGLAGVPSLLALSVANEHVDDAGEATTSPPAHEEPEQIVKEDTSVLELEGSSWGDQADGPAVEAVPAEDRSDAEHEEEDAEELPCPGSKAEVEESQYTEKLQDDSDLSELSGVQDGAVKSGVAAAADVNKEAVKQSSAAMMQPQHGGMSMGEEQVDAPVTASAAVSSVHNDGDSALSTPAASQGEEKREYGDWEGLNEDSGPAATFSNVEDAVVAKQSVSAFPMPTHEETPDSWSELSPAEEDAPLQENQFAPGSAESSKSKKDDVVLLSDEVNAWELSTPASAASTYSKEETPATQANASLPPQVVAEDAYEEPDTQASSEEEVEGTTVELNDGRDLLDRRRGVVETLQEDDFDF; encoded by the coding sequence ATGGATGACACGTCGTTTTTGTCTGGTTTGTCCAACCTCAATGAGGGCATTGGTGAGACAACCTACGGCCGCTGCATTTCTATCTTCGTGATCAGCTGCGAGCCCTCACTCGATGAGCTAGCGGTGCGCCTCGGTGGGCCTGGGTGCCCGTGGGAGACGGTCCACCTCCCTATGCAGCAACCCGTCGTTCTGTACTGCCACCCAGACGCCCGCGTAGCGCGTCGTGCGACCGAGCTCGCGTTCGCCACAAAGGCGTATGCCGAGAGCCCCGAAGCCGACGCGGACGACGTGCATCCGAGCAGGGACATGGTGGCCATGGACGTACTTACgagcaccaccatcagcgCCGCTGGCTCGACACTGGCGACATGTACTGTGTTCGCTATGTCAGCTAGCGGCCTTGTGACGGAGCTCACCGCCGCTACAGAGGTGCTAGACGGCGCTTGCGATGCAGAGGTCGCACGCGGGGCCTtacagccgccgctgcacgtcTGCATCTATTGGGTGATCGGGGAGATGCTGCCAGGGTACACCCCGCCGGCGGTGGATGAGACAAAGACTGGAGAGAGTGACGATGCAGAAGACGAAGGAACGGCCCACGGTTGGGAAGATGAGAAGGGTGAAAGTGAGGGTAGtcgcggaggtggcgcaccggcgccgctcaCCCCTACAGCGCTCGAGAATGTGGCTACCATCCCACTCAGTCCAGGGGAGCTGTTGGCGCTAGCATCTCCGCCTCAGCCGGCTTTCACGGAGGTTAGTGTGGCGGTAGTGGAGAAGCGGGATGGCGAGACAACGGCACCAGGGGAGGTGCCCGCTCACTCGACTCCTACCCACGACAGCAACAACGGCAATGACGCATGCCCACGCAAGAACCACGGCACGGTAAcagtaggcagcgaggaggggcACTGGACCAGCAACGGTGTGACAACAAACAACGAGGGGTCTTCGGCTGCCACACCGCCGGCTGAAATGGCAGCTGCCACCGTTCATGACGAAGAAGCATCAGATGAGCAGGGTGGCGACGTCGAGAAGGCTGCGGCGGGAGTCTCAGCGCGGAGCAACTCGCCTATCCTTCTGGGCCTTTTCTCCGCCCACGACGACGTGGTTGCTCCCGCAGTAACGTGGACAGCAGAcagagacgacgacggcagtggcgcactTGCACTCGGAAAGGATGGGCAACCAGTGGCTTCTGCAGCCTTCCCTGCGCTCTCGTCACCCTTGCACTGCAAGACAccgcgtcgccagcgccCGCGCAACTACCGTTCTAGCACTGTTCAGATGGAGATGTTCCCGGAGATGGCTCGATCGTCACAAGGAGGGGGCGAGCGCGATGCGACAACGGAGAACTCCGTACAGATaagcgaggacgacgacgacgcggaaAACGTGGCGCCAGCAATGGCGCACATTAGACTACCCCTGCCGCTACCACCGGCAGAGGAGACGGTTCAGTCTCACGTTGGCTATTCAGCACCACaggaggtggcgccggcgctggaCCCTGACGTTATGACGCATGTTCAAGTCAGCAACGAGGCCGCAACCTCATACAACAATGTGCTCACACCGCTTTCCTCAAATGCCGTGACGGATGGCGCGCTTGGCCACCAACGGCAGGCGCCACCGACGCTCGAGGCGCATCACGGCACCACAGTAGCCTTGAAGGCGCCACCCTCGCCACGGCCAACCGTGGAGAACCTATTCGAGGGGGCCAATAGCACCGCACTTATCGTGATAGTGGGGGTTGTAGCTATCTACAACGCCAGCGACGCAACAGACCCGCACCGTATTGTGTCTGTGGAGCTCACGACCGCGTCAGTTGACAAGAGGAACACGCCGGATCCCCCTGCGCCGTACACATCCACTTTCTCGTTCTGCACCATGCCAGCCCTGAGAGGCCTAGCGGCGGCGGTCCCGCAAGTGAGCAGACCCGTTTTACTCTTCTCCCGGAGCCAGAATGATGCAAATAGTActgctgacgacgacggcacaGACGTTGCTGGTGCGGCCGCTGATGTACCCCCTGTTTTGCATGCAACCTGCACCCTCACAGAGCAGGTTACATCCACCGAAGAGGGCACGCCAAGTGACTGCACATGGACGACGCTGTGGACGAGCGCGGCCGATGTGGCATCGGGGCACGGATTGCCATCGCTGTCGGCGTTCTCTCCGGCATCCACATCACCGATTAGCCTCGAGGTGCGCTTCACCGGCGACAACGGTGACGTGGTCCTCACACAGTGGACGTACATGACTGTGAGTGCGTATCGCGACGCGGTGCTGAACCTGCGTTCGTGTGTCCCAGGGAAAGTGGCGCAGCCGGTTCTGCAGATGCTCCTCATCGGTGAACCGCGGTCAAAGGCGAGAAAAAAGATGTTGAGCCGCCGGGACCCACTGATGGCCACTGTGTGGGTGAGTTCGACGTCCTCATCCGACTCGACGCGCGCCGGCGGTGTTGCGCACCGTGCTGTAGCTGTAAGTACGGCGTACGACATCGTGCAACAGCCGGTCAGCGTACCACTACGTGGTCCGCTCGTCTacgtggcggtgcagccctCTTCGTCATCTTCCGTGTGGCATTCCCAGCCAATTTTCTCGCGCATCTTCTCCAGCGTGTGGACGCCTTTGACGGCATCCCTGCGCGATGGCGACCTTTGTGCTGATTCTTCTTCATCTCACGAGGCGGTCTTGTATTACCGCGTTGTCGACGCCTCgactgcagccgccgctgcggagtTGTCGTGGTTGCCTGCATCGCCTCGCGAAGAGCCTGGTGCATTCCACAAGAGCAGTGAGACGGAAGAACTGCGCGAGGTCACCATCACAGTTCAGCCCTCCGCGACTTTTATTCCAGCGTTGCCGCCCTCCACTGGCCGCCATACGAGCACTGGCATATCGACAGTCGCCGGTGAGTCCAACATGGCTTTCCGATCTGCCTCAGCGTGGAATCTCGTTCTCTGCCATGCTATGACGCGCGCCGTTCTCGCTGAGGCCTCTCTGGCAGCAGGTGTGCTCACCTACCACTGCTTTCTTCCCGTGTTGCGTGACAGACGCACTGCGTCTGGAAAGTGTGGCAGTTTGGGTACAGCTGGCATCATCCGCCCTGGTGCCTCTTCCGCCAGCGAGGCGGCTTACCTTCCATGGGAGGTGCTCCTGGTTCCCGCCGCTGGCTTGCCCAAGCGGGACTGTGGAGCGAGTACGCCGTCGAAGCTAGGAGCAGGAGCGATGCGGCCCAATACTCGATCCGCCGCACCGACTACCCCATCAAGTCGTGACGGAAGTCTTGCTTCGCCGAAAGCCACAAGTGTCGCTGACCCCAACGCGTGGTCGGGCCCCATGTGGATTTCTTCCTCCGCGCTGTACGCCGCCCCATCCATTGGCACGCAGTGGAAGACGTCCATATGTGTATCTTCGCCACCGGCTTCtctgacggtggcggcgcccaCGCTGTGCTCTCCCCCTGCGGCCCTAAGCTCTCAGTTCAAAGTGACGTGCGCTATTCGTTCCCACACGCTCGGCACCGATTCCGCCGTGTTTTGTCTAcgctcgctgcgcctcgtACCGTCTTCCGTGCCCTGCGGAGTACAGGCGCCACCGACAGGCGCATCGCTATTGTCTCCGTCTCAGGTGCAGTTGTGGTTCActaccagcggcagcagctcagaAGAGGTGCGCGCTGCCTGGGGAACGGCGGACGTGCCCTCGGTGAAGGTGGTGCAACACGCATGGGCGCCAACAGTGCCTACATCTAGAAGCTACTGCACACCTGCTCTGCACGTAGATGCCGAGGGTCAGTTGGAGTCCACTGGCTTACCGGTTCTACTCTCAACGACCAACGCGCGTGCGAGGTTGTGCGTGGCGCTGACCACTTCGGCGGAGATAACGACAGCGTCAGACGGGGCGGCTGACACGGAAGCACTGCGACGATGTGTTGCGATGGTGCGCAAGCGTGCAATTCATTGCTACAAGAAGAACCACACATCGTCCAATACTGAGCAAGGTAGCCATGAAGGTGAGAATCAGCAGCGGGCGAAGCCGCAGTTGACGGAGGAGCAGATGGCAGAGGTGTTTGTGCAGTGCGTCAACGCCGTCGCGATGAGCGTTGACAACTACGCGGAAGTTGATCTGAGCCCCTCCCTTGTGGCGGCGAGCGAGCGGCCCGGGAAGACGCGGCACCGACTTCTTCTCAGCTCCGTCAGCGGTACCATCCGCATGAGTCATCATATGGTGCTTGAGCTTCAGGGTCAGTGGATCAAGATGCCGAGCCGAGTGACGGTGGTGTCAGAGGACTACATGCCATCGCCACGGATGTGGGCcttgcggcgcagctgcgtcgtgCGGCACCCAGACCTTCCACCGCGAGCCGTGTGCAGCCGTATGGGCGTTTCAGAGGAGATTCCACTGACGCagaaggtgctggaggcgtATATGGGCTACGATGTGGTAGTGCAAAGTGTACCACTCGACTACACCGATCCGTCAGAGTACGCCGTGCAGAGCCGACTGCCGGGGCTACTGTACGACGAGTTCGTTGTGCAGatgaagcagcaggaggaatGGCTGCGGCCCTACTGCGAGACCGTTCGCATCGAATCCTCTGGACCGGTGGCCGCGCCGCTaagacgaggaggccgcGTTGCAGCAACGGCGGAGGGGTCTGCCAATGACAATAACGACACGGCGTTCAAAGAAACTGCAGAGCTGTTTGACAACATCTTCGGCCCGACCGGGCTTGCCCACGCTTCCTACGTATCGGGGTCGTCGCGCAAGGTAGCCGTCGTCCATTTTTTCTTCGGTGACGCCTACACGACGCGTACCGTGCTGAACGTGTCCTGCACGACGTCTGCCGCCGCAAGGGGCAAAATCGCAAATGTCCCAACGCAGGTCTACGGCAACGGCTACAACCCTCTGCCACTTTCTCCCGGTGGATCTGTACCATCAATGAAGAAAGTCAcggccggcagcgccgcgtcgtcgtcgtcttctgtTCAGGTGCTGTGCGACAGTCTGACCCGCTCTTCGACGCTCTACAGCGTTCTTCCAGCGAGCATCGCGGTGCACCAGTTCCCTGATGAGAGCCATCATCGTTATCCGTCCGAACTCACATGGTATCACGGTAGTCTCAGCAtcgagagcgaggaggaacagcggcgacgcgaGGAGGGTGAAACGGCATGGAAGCGCGGTCTGGCCGAGGAGAGGCTGGGCCCGCATCAAAAGCCGAGTTCACTTGTTGTGTCCGCGATCACGCAGCATCCGTACGACTGCCTGCCACTGGTGGTCGAGCCGTCGCTGACGCGGTGTGCAGACGGGCGGTACTACATCGTCTTCGGCGGTCTCTCGACAACAACCGGGACTGCCTTGTCAAGCGTGTACGTGTTCGACGACACCGTGCAGacgtggcagcggctgcgcccGCGGTTGAGCACTTGTGACATGATCTCCCTTTCTACCcctgcggcgacgccgatgcCTCGCTACGGCCACACGGCCGTCTATCGCCCTGCTGACGGTGCCATCTATGTTTTTGGTGGCCGTGGCCACtgcgatggtgctgctgcgttggtGTACGGCGATGTGTGGAGGATGTCATGGGACGCTGGTGCAGGCACAGTGGCTGCAACAGAGCTGCACTGCACGTGGGCTGACGCACcgtccgctgccgctggggaTAGTGAGAATCACATCTCCTTCTCGATGCTTACCGGTGACTTTGGGGGCAGACTGGCCCGCTGGCGCcatgcggcggtgctgcacaacGACTACATTGTGGTGCTCGGTGGTCAGTCCAGTACcggcgcgtgctgctcgtgtgcgGAGGTACTGTACCTCGACCTCACTACGCAGGAGTGGACTGCGCGCCGCAGCTTCGGTACCGAGGTGCCGTGCCCACGATACGGGCTTACCGCGACTGTCGCAagcggaggcgcagctcTCTACATTTTTGGCGGTCGGGGGCACGAACAGAGCAAGGCTGGGCCGCTGAACAGTGTGGCACACTCCGGCAACCCCCCGAGGAGCGATGTGAACGGTGACGCAGCAGACAGAGATGAGGAGCAAAGTGTGGTGGCCTTGTCAGATTTCTTCAAGATGGACCTCATCACGCGCATGTGGAGTCGCGTGGAGCCGAACGGCACCGTGCGACCGCCAGCGCTGGAGCTTGCTGACATGACTTCGTGCATCCTCGATGGCTGTCCCGTGATCTTGCTCGTTGGCGGCCGCACCAACGACGCCGTGGTAGCGACACCGACAGCGGAGCCGgcaggcgcggcgcagctgatgGTGTTTCTGTTCTCCACCGCAACCCTCTTTTGGCGCACCGTGTGCATGGACTGCACTCCGGTTGCGGCGCGCTTTGGACTGCGGGTGGTGGCGTCGGCAGTCTCAGCCGAGGCGTTGAGGTTGAGGCGCAAAACTAGGAATGCCCAGCGGGCCGACTCGTCGTGCGTGCGCCGTGCATTGCCGTCGCGCGGACAGCATATAGGCAGCATTCTTGTCGTCGGCGGGCTGccactggaggaggcggacgtCGCGCAGACGCCACCCGTTATCTCGGTGCTTCTTGCCGCCGGCAGTGGAAGCGCTGCGGCCAGCCGCTGTGTCGCCAGTGTCTCTCGTGCGATGGGGGAATCCCTGTCCTCGCAACAAAGACCTCTCACACCGTGGCCGCCGACAGTGTCGCGTGCTACTGCGATGCGGCGACCAATGACCGGCCAGACGCGAACGGCATCATGCAAGCCACATCCGCAGCCGCCAGGCCATCACCGCGTGCCAGCCACTGCACCTGGATGGCCAAATACATTCCCGAGCATGCGTGCAGGCGGCGACGGGAGCTACGAGTACTATGGGGCGGCGGGGGCTCTTGCGCTGTCAACAACATCCCCCGTTGCTTTCTGCCACTTGGCGGAGCATTCGCCCGGTCCTTCCTCAGTGTCAGGGCGTGCCACCACTGCGCCAACGCCCTTGGGCCTCCATCATCATCCGTCGTGCTACAGCACCCTAACAccctggcagcagcgccgacttGTTCGGCGACTGTACACGCAAGGCATCGAAAAACGTGCTGTCGTTCGCCAGCAGATGCAGGCCCAGGTAGATAAGGAGCGCAGCACACCTGCCTTCCGCGCTAACAGGAGTTGGAGACGCTCCCCTGGCGTTCGTCGTAGCTTGATACAGGCTGGGCAGCTCTCAGCGCCGTTGCACCGCCCACCTAATGGCACAACCGCGGCCGTGAGCGAGGCGTCAATGCTGCCAGCAGCTCAGAACACGATCGCGGCCAACGTCGGCGATTGCGCCAACGTTTCACTGAGTCACCGGAACTTGCCGAACGCCTTTCACGTGCGCGTCCGCAGGAGCGGTAGTACCAGCTGTAGTAGTAGTCTGACGACGTCTAGCAGCAttcgcagcagcgtctctaGCTGCGGTGATTCGGAGTGGGACGCTGAAGTTGTGGAGCTGCCCCCGGAAAACGCCTCTTCGACGGGCCTCTCGGGCAAGGGTGACAAGTCGGACAGCGAATGTGCGAAGaatgtggaggaggaggaggaagcaggTGCTGAGGCTTCTGAAGTAGAATCAGTTGCATCCGAGCCAGACGACGCGCTGGCAGGCACTGCTGCGATACTGCATGACAACTCCGCAAAAGCAgcacagaaagaggcggTAGTGGCAGAGAATGAGTCCGAAGCGAGCAAGTCTTGGGAGGAAAACGACGACCACTTCGAAAATGCATCATCGGGGAACTCttcggcggtgctgcagtcgcgAAACGCCGTGGTGACCTCCACGGGCGCCACAGTGCTGATCCCGATGCTGTGGTATGTCCCGCCGGCTGACatggagaacgaggaggagaaagtggagggcgaggaggacgacgctTCTGTAGCCACGTCTTCGGAGGCTTTCGCGGCACCTGTCGCGTCGAGTCCGTCGCACACGGATGAGGTGTCCCCAGATGCAGaagtggaggaagagaggtcGCGCGAGGTCGAGCAGCAAGCACCTGAGGAGCCGGCTACACCGCCTCTagcgccgctggtggcgaACGGGAACGCTGTCGCTGGTAATGAGGCGGCCGCCACCCCGATTTCGCTTGAGACgcgggaagaagaggatgagGTGAACTCAATGGAGAAGGACGATGACTACGCCGATGCCGACTGGGAAAACATCTCGAAAGCAGAGGAAAGCGACGACCACGAGGACGGAGTCAAGTCCGAAAGCAGCGCAGAAAGTCGCTCCGCCATTcgcgaggtggtggaggggtcGCAGGAGGTTCTGACCCCGCTACTTGCACCACGCGAGCACGCCACACTGCTGTTGTCGCCACTACCACAGGAGGCATGCTACATGTCGGAACCCACCGACCACGAAATGAGCAGTGACAGGGTCACGGAAAGTGTTGATGATGCGAAAGTCGCCGTGGTGCCGGTAGAGGAGTTGTCGGAAGTAGCGACGACCTCGTCGCTTTCCTCACCTACTGAAGCTGCGGCACTGCCGAGCACGAACCCTGACAGTTATGCCCACGGAAGTGATGTGGCAGAGAAACCTTTTGGTGCCTTCTCTGAGGAAGCTGACTTTCCCAACATAGCAGATGAGGGAGATGGCATGTACTCTCGTGCCTCGTCATTGGCAGATGTCCTCGCAGTCGTCGTACCGGCTGTGGAGGCGCCGGCAGCACCTGTCTCTTCACTTCAGAGCTCGCATGCGGGTGCTGAGCAGGACAATAGTGAGGTGTCGTCCTCGCCTGCGGTGGGAACGCCGCAtctggcagcagtggaggaggacgataAAGCCAAAGCGGTGTTGGAAGAGTCTCAACAGAACACCGACGCTGTagtggagcagctgcctGCGACACCGCCCACTCCTTCGAGCACGTCTTTCGCTGTGCCGGATCCGGCCGCTGAGTCGCCTATGCCTGCTTCTTTCTCCTACAACCGAGGGGACTCGATTCAAGGGGCGGAGGCAGAAGCCCTCCACACCACTGCAACGCCACCGCAGGAGGTGGTAGAACTGCCCCTGGCAGGGCCTGCGGACATCGGCGATGGGGATGCCAGTGATGAGGTAGAGACGCCTATCGATGAAGGCGAGGTTGCCACGCCCCCTCTGGTGGCGGAGCAgccagaggagaaggcgcgTCTATCTGACgtgagcggcggcgaggatgtCGTTGCCGCCAATACTGCACAGCCCTCTGACCAGCAGCGAATAACACCGCCGCCTTCTATTCTCTCAGACGCGCTGGAGGGATTGGCAGGTGTGCCCAGTTTGCTTGCCCTCTCAGTTGCCAATGAACACGTCGACGACGCTGGCGAGGCTACCACTTCTCCTCCCGCGCATGAGGAGCCGGAACAGATCGTGAAGGAGGATACCTCTGTGTTAGAACTGGAGGGATCGTCGTGGGGCGACCAGGCCGACGGCCCTGCGGTCGAGGCTGTGCCAGCAGAAGATCGATCCGACGCGGaacacgaggaggaggatgcggAAGAGCTGCCCTGCCCGGGCAGCAAGGccgaggtggaagagagcCAGTACAccgagaagctgcaggacGACAGCGACCTTAGCGAGCTGTCCGGCGTGCAGGACGGTGCTGTGAAAAGTggcgtagcagcagcagcagatgtgAACAAAGAGGCGGTCAAGCAGTCTTCCGCCGCAATGATGCAGCCGCAACATGGTGGGATGTCGATGGGGGAGGAACAGGTCGACGCCCCGGTCACCGCGTCAGCAGCTGTGTCATCTGTGCACAACGACGGCGACTCGGCGCTGTCCACGCCAGCTGCCTcacagggagaggaaaaaagggagtaCGGCGACTGGGAGGGGCTGAACGAAGACTCGGGCCCTGCTGCAACGTTTTCCAATGTGGAGGACGCTGTGGTCGCAAAGCAGTCGGTGAGCGCGTTCCCCATGCCGACGCACGAGGAGACGCCAGACAGCTGGAGTGAACTGTCGcccgcggaggaggacgcgccCCTGCAGGAGAATCAATTTGCACCGGGCTCAGCGGAGTCCTCCAAGTCCAAGAAGGATGACGTCGTTCTGCTGTCGGATGAGGTGAATGCCTGGGAGCTGTCCACccctgcctccgccgcgtcgACGTACtcgaaggaggagacgccAGCGACGCAAGCCAACGCATCTCTGCCACCGCAGGTCGTGGCGGAGGACGCCTATGAGGAGCCTGACACGCAAGCCTCaagtgaagaggaggtggaaggaACTACTGTGGAGCTGAACGACGGTCGAGATCTGCTCGACCGTCGTCGCGGTGTAGTGGAGACGCTACAGGAGGACGATTTCGACTTTTAG
- a CDS encoding hypothetical protein (TriTrypDB/GeneDB-style sysID: LpmP.23.0680) has translation MPSWVCPECDYENEARDAICAACEADCPTGGQTAAAADEDDAYAHIHVGVIVECEDAPNTKLKRLKVNVGQGNLIPVVTAATNVKQDDHVVVACVGAEVKGETVTRTTVKGFPSQGMLCDAGMLGWVGGGVGAAVTLPESFPAGARPPSSRPRGNAV, from the coding sequence ATGCCGTCGTGGGTGTGCCCCGAGTGCGACTACGAGAATGAAGCGAGAGACGCGATCTGCGCCGCATGCGAGGCGGACTGCCCTACAGGTGGTcagaccgccgccgcggcggatgAAGACGACGCGTATGCGCACATCCACGTTGGTGTAATCGTGGAGTGCGAAGACGCGCCCAACACCAAGCTGAAGCGCCTGAAGGTCAACGTGGGTCAGGGCAACCTGATACCCGTCGTGACGGCAGCAACTAATGTAAAGCAGGACGACCACGTCGTCGTGGCCTGTGTTGGGGCCGAGGTGAAGGGCGAGACCGTGACGAGGACAACAGTCAAGGGGTTCCCTTCGCAGGGGATGTTGTGCGACGCAGGCATGCTGGGGTgggtcggcggcggcgtcggcgcggcaGTGACGTTGCCGGAGTCCTTTCCTGCGGGCGCGCGTCCGCCGAGCAGCCGCCCGCGCGGTAACGCTGTGTGA